A window from Fibrobacter sp. UWB11 encodes these proteins:
- a CDS encoding GGDEF domain-containing protein — protein MDLQEYVDQFDSMTCIMSVEKNADGSYGKMRIEVGNKAYVATYEKNNDIPIDMPFGKKFVPGQEYTTYIPKDLNFEHFIFNSAVNKKPMHAYIHPDRFDVWFNIFSLPLDFDDPNKCYCTYTQELSSEASAEQMANLSAKTTSDVLKTCIKLRSTKDFLKTMDEVISDIRNICGSNFCCIMLTNFKENTCSLLSESTAPDIGHHSLLDYLNDSFIDLVKTWVDTIGGSNCLIIKDENDMDTIKVRNPRWYKSMQEADIRSIVLFPLQYNNETIGFIWATNFDTKNTDHIKETLELTTFFIASEIVNYQLLQKLEMLSSTDLLTGVKNRNAMNNRVLKVVSGRERKPDTYGIVFADLNGLKTVNDGDGHNAGDTLLKNAAKALMDCFADCEIYRAGGDEFVVISTNTSKETIEAQIEALRKKAEAPEPVSFAIGFYYDDKQGDIRVAMREADARMYEDKKRFYEKYPENRKR, from the coding sequence ATGGATTTACAGGAATATGTAGACCAGTTTGATTCGATGACCTGTATCATGTCTGTTGAAAAAAATGCCGACGGGAGCTATGGCAAAATGCGCATAGAAGTCGGTAATAAGGCGTATGTTGCGACTTATGAAAAAAACAACGACATTCCGATTGACATGCCCTTCGGCAAAAAGTTCGTGCCCGGTCAGGAATACACCACATATATTCCCAAAGACCTGAACTTCGAGCATTTCATTTTCAACAGTGCAGTCAATAAAAAGCCTATGCACGCCTACATCCACCCTGACCGGTTCGATGTATGGTTCAACATATTCAGTCTGCCTCTTGATTTCGATGACCCCAACAAATGCTACTGCACCTACACGCAAGAGCTTTCGAGCGAAGCTAGTGCAGAACAAATGGCCAATCTTTCGGCAAAAACTACTTCAGACGTTCTAAAAACATGTATCAAGCTCCGCAGCACCAAAGATTTTCTAAAGACAATGGACGAAGTCATTAGTGACATTCGTAATATTTGCGGTTCAAATTTCTGCTGCATCATGCTGACTAATTTTAAGGAAAACACTTGTTCGCTATTGAGCGAAAGTACCGCTCCAGACATAGGTCACCATTCTCTTTTAGATTACCTGAACGATTCGTTTATAGATCTAGTCAAAACATGGGTTGATACAATCGGCGGGAGCAACTGTCTTATCATTAAAGACGAAAACGATATGGATACCATCAAGGTACGCAATCCTCGTTGGTACAAATCCATGCAAGAAGCAGACATCCGCAGCATAGTGCTGTTCCCGCTCCAGTACAATAACGAAACAATAGGCTTTATCTGGGCAACAAACTTCGACACCAAGAATACGGACCACATCAAGGAAACCCTTGAACTGACAACATTTTTTATCGCTTCTGAAATTGTAAACTATCAATTGTTACAGAAGCTCGAAATGTTGAGTTCCACAGACCTTTTGACAGGCGTCAAGAATCGTAACGCCATGAACAACCGCGTCCTCAAGGTTGTAAGCGGTCGTGAACGTAAACCAGATACATACGGAATTGTTTTTGCAGACTTGAACGGTCTCAAGACCGTAAATGATGGTGATGGCCATAATGCAGGCGACACCCTTCTGAAAAACGCAGCAAAAGCTTTGATGGACTGTTTCGCAGATTGTGAAATTTATCGTGCCGGTGGCGACGAATTCGTGGTCATTTCCACAAACACGTCCAAAGAAACTATCGAGGCTCAAATCGAAGCTTTGCGTAAAAAGGCCGAAGCCCCAGAGCCCGTCAGTTTTGCAATTGGATTTTATTACGACGACAAACAAGGCGATATCCGTGTAGCCATGCGAGAAGCAGACGCCCGCATGTACGAAGATAAAAAGCGCTTTTATGAAAAATATCCAGAAAACAGGAAGCGTTAA
- a CDS encoding type I restriction enzyme HsdR N-terminal domain-containing protein has product MIHDTIFDPIRKKEVPATPEEHVRQATVRYLLDVVKVPEHLIAVEFPLSSVDAKTADRADIVVHNFRAGAPLSKPWLLVECKAPGEYTWPVLQQQLNKYLQILTPNYVMLALGDAVRYFELDPVTRRFKKIESLPVFG; this is encoded by the coding sequence ATGATTCACGATACGATTTTTGACCCGATTCGCAAAAAAGAGGTTCCTGCGACCCCCGAAGAGCATGTTCGGCAGGCGACAGTGCGCTATTTGCTCGATGTGGTGAAGGTGCCAGAACACTTGATTGCGGTGGAATTCCCGCTTTCGTCGGTAGATGCTAAGACGGCGGATCGGGCGGATATTGTGGTGCACAATTTTAGGGCGGGGGCGCCTCTCTCAAAGCCGTGGCTTTTGGTGGAGTGCAAGGCTCCGGGCGAATACACGTGGCCCGTGCTGCAACAGCAACTGAACAAGTATTTGCAGATTTTGACGCCGAACTACGTGATGCTTGCACTAGGTGATGCGGTGCGCTATTTTGAGCTAGATCCTGTGACGCGCCGGTTCAAGAAAATCGAAAGTTTGCCGGTGTTTGGCTAG
- the xseA gene encoding exodeoxyribonuclease VII large subunit, which yields MDQEVRTFSVTQYMRSLKNTVEATPAVWVHGVISQIAEKPSGVYLSIADFADGDVKPKATLALYCYTAKYDAILAKISSLSQPFTLKHDLKVNFLVRAELYIPYGKLQAQILDIDPVYTIGELALTKSAILKRLAMEGLLEKNKQLELADVPLRVGLITGENTAAYKDFTTRLEASPFAFEVTTVYARMQGNETEGSIIAALDQLQSDPNLDVVCIVRGGGAKTDLNFFDSEALCRAVANYPTPVFTGIGHEIDRCLLDEVAYLSCITPTDCAKRLVEHVTDSWNRITDAMANIADGARDLLTESNKQLGTMGNQLQQKVFGLIQNEKSKHVLIAASIKKDTAFYIKSEHERLDRNHEGLKQGSRKILDLAKSQFELVTEKVKNADPKTTLAKGYSLTLDENGKFIRKASQLKSGDTIKTRLADGDVLSVVQ from the coding sequence ATGGATCAAGAAGTTCGTACATTTTCGGTCACGCAGTACATGCGTTCGCTCAAGAACACCGTGGAGGCAACACCTGCGGTTTGGGTGCATGGGGTGATTTCGCAAATTGCGGAAAAGCCGTCGGGCGTTTACCTGAGCATTGCAGACTTCGCCGATGGCGACGTGAAACCGAAAGCAACGCTTGCCCTTTATTGCTACACAGCCAAATACGATGCGATTCTCGCAAAAATTTCCAGCCTTTCGCAGCCGTTTACACTCAAGCACGACTTGAAGGTCAATTTCCTCGTGCGTGCGGAACTGTACATCCCGTACGGAAAGCTGCAAGCGCAAATCTTGGACATCGACCCGGTTTACACGATTGGCGAACTTGCACTGACGAAGAGCGCCATTTTGAAGCGCCTTGCGATGGAAGGCTTGCTCGAAAAGAACAAGCAGTTAGAACTTGCCGACGTTCCGCTCCGCGTGGGGCTTATCACCGGCGAAAATACGGCGGCGTACAAGGATTTCACCACGCGACTTGAAGCTTCGCCATTTGCATTCGAAGTCACGACGGTCTATGCGCGGATGCAAGGGAACGAAACCGAAGGGAGTATTATCGCCGCCCTGGACCAACTTCAAAGCGACCCCAATTTAGATGTTGTCTGCATTGTGCGCGGCGGCGGCGCCAAGACAGACTTGAACTTCTTTGATAGCGAAGCGCTTTGCCGAGCAGTAGCAAACTACCCCACCCCCGTCTTTACGGGAATCGGCCACGAAATCGACCGTTGCCTTTTGGACGAAGTCGCTTACCTCTCATGCATCACGCCCACAGACTGCGCCAAGCGTCTCGTAGAACACGTCACTGATAGTTGGAACCGCATAACCGATGCAATGGCAAACATTGCCGATGGCGCCCGCGACCTTCTCACCGAAAGCAACAAGCAACTCGGCACGATGGGGAACCAGCTCCAGCAAAAAGTTTTCGGGCTCATCCAAAACGAGAAATCGAAACATGTGCTCATAGCAGCATCCATCAAAAAGGACACCGCTTTTTACATAAAGTCTGAGCACGAGCGCCTCGACCGCAACCACGAAGGTTTAAAGCAGGGGTCCCGCAAAATTCTCGACCTTGCAAAATCGCAATTCGAGCTCGTAACCGAGAAAGTCAAAAACGCAGATCCCAAGACGACACTTGCCAAGGGCTACTCGCTCACACTAGATGAAAATGGGAAATTTATCCGCAAGGCAAGCCAGCTCAAGAGCGGCGACACCATCAAGACACGACTCGCCGACGGGGATGTTTTGTCTGTTGTACAATAA
- a CDS encoding type II toxin-antitoxin system Phd/YefM family antitoxin, with translation MSKVVSAMDMRQNFGTLLNQVAIKDEEIVIERAGKPLARLVSMNSATSGKLDFRDIGKLPNDIWNEL, from the coding sequence GTGTCGAAAGTAGTTTCTGCAATGGATATGCGTCAGAATTTTGGGACGCTCTTGAACCAGGTCGCTATCAAGGACGAAGAAATTGTCATTGAACGCGCTGGCAAGCCTTTGGCACGCCTCGTGAGCATGAATTCCGCCACAAGCGGCAAACTTGACTTTCGCGATATCGGAAAACTCCCGAACGACATCTGGAACGAACTTTAG
- a CDS encoding NADH-quinone oxidoreductase subunit N, producing the protein MTNFAIPNFILPDVLLLIFPFVVIGIRLFVTTQSKVPWRMANIGFIAIFFLLNFIPLASGNGRLFICNWKVDDFGVLMREVLIVSALLGMWLSKDYFEHGADKKPPMHQIAEFIGAIAFATFGGFTVVSACDLLTFFLGLEIATIPMYALAAWNKRDQYGSEAATKYILMGSVATAFELFGFSYLYGFSGSLHFNEIQAAVASGSSPLLWIAVLFLFCGIGFKLTLFPFYTWAPDVYEGAPTPVTAVLSVTSKATAIAFLVVLVYGPLAPIQDKIAPLIALLAGVTLFVGNLGALKQSRLRRFMAYSSIAQAGYIMVALLGPATTAKTAIIYYLFVYAVSNYLAFFVFGIIGHHREETFQSLRGLSKQNPSLAIALAISMFSLAGIPPLAGFFGKFHLFFSGASTGHYALVAFAVLNNVIALFYYLQLIKAAWVDDPDGHLTPLRLTKRQREVIILLSAAVIVLGFLPFLSNNIFAGFTN; encoded by the coding sequence ATGACAAATTTTGCAATTCCAAACTTCATTCTACCTGACGTTTTGCTGCTGATTTTCCCATTCGTCGTGATTGGGATACGCCTTTTCGTGACTACACAATCCAAAGTCCCTTGGCGCATGGCGAACATCGGCTTTATCGCCATTTTCTTCTTGCTGAACTTCATCCCGCTCGCGAGTGGCAACGGAAGATTATTTATCTGCAACTGGAAAGTGGACGACTTCGGCGTGCTCATGCGCGAAGTGCTCATAGTGAGTGCTCTGCTTGGCATGTGGCTTTCCAAGGACTACTTTGAACATGGCGCCGACAAGAAACCGCCCATGCACCAGATTGCCGAATTCATCGGTGCCATCGCATTTGCAACGTTCGGTGGATTCACGGTCGTGAGCGCTTGCGACTTGCTCACGTTCTTCCTCGGCCTCGAAATTGCGACCATCCCGATGTACGCACTCGCCGCCTGGAACAAGCGCGACCAATACGGCTCTGAAGCCGCTACCAAGTACATCTTGATGGGATCTGTCGCCACAGCATTTGAACTGTTTGGCTTCAGCTACCTCTACGGTTTCTCCGGAAGCCTCCACTTCAACGAAATCCAGGCCGCTGTTGCAAGCGGTTCTAGCCCGCTCTTGTGGATTGCCGTGCTGTTCCTCTTCTGCGGAATCGGATTCAAGCTAACGCTGTTCCCGTTCTACACCTGGGCTCCGGACGTTTACGAAGGCGCTCCGACGCCGGTAACCGCCGTGCTTTCCGTGACATCGAAGGCAACCGCCATTGCGTTCCTCGTCGTGCTCGTTTACGGCCCGCTCGCTCCGATTCAAGACAAGATTGCTCCGCTCATCGCTCTCCTCGCTGGCGTCACGCTCTTTGTCGGTAACCTCGGTGCTTTAAAGCAGAGCCGCCTCCGCCGTTTCATGGCTTACAGCTCTATCGCTCAGGCAGGCTACATCATGGTCGCCTTGCTTGGCCCTGCAACAACCGCAAAGACGGCAATCATCTATTACCTCTTTGTCTATGCCGTTTCGAACTACCTTGCATTCTTCGTGTTCGGCATCATCGGGCATCATCGCGAAGAAACGTTCCAATCGCTCCGTGGACTTTCAAAACAGAACCCGAGCCTCGCCATTGCCCTTGCGATTTCGATGTTCAGCTTGGCAGGCATCCCGCCTCTCGCCGGCTTCTTTGGCAAATTCCACCTGTTCTTCAGCGGAGCTTCGACAGGCCATTACGCGCTCGTCGCATTCGCCGTCTTGAACAACGTCATTGCGCTCTTCTACTACTTGCAGCTCATCAAAGCTGCCTGGGTCGATGATCCGGACGGCCACCTCACTCCGCTCCGCCTCACCAAGCGTCAACGCGAAGTTATCATTCTCTTGAGCGCAGCCGTGATCGTTCTCGGATTCCTGCCGTTCTTGAGCAACAACATCTTTGCCGGATTCACGAATTAA
- a CDS encoding NuoM family protein: MNTILFNSIWVIPLLTVLACVLIPATYEKTLRTIHVTSATIVLAIVCYLTYAIYALSGTPTDPAAAPLALRFFTDIPWLSMFNAHYIVGADGLNMLLLALTAFIVWAGVLVSLKIKGNQKIFFALIQLLATSVYGVYMSFDLVLFFVFYEMEALCMYLMIACYGSGKRDYGGKKLTLTLAFGSSMILATLFGLYFESGATSWNLIEIAKTTLPMDFQMWAFPLMFMGFAVSSSLFPFHFWSPDGHSAAPTAVSMLAAGVMMKMGAYGCLRVAMFLMPEAAKIWLPYVVALLIFNVVLGPFIAIRHKDLKYITAYSSISHLGLIFLGLAALTPIGLRGASLQMISHGFLTGLFFATIGMIYERTHTRDITEMGGIMRKMPFLGVGFVLAGFAGLGLPGFSGFIAESTIFIGAFQQDSTLTRIVTILAILSITTTAVYILQTANRMLHGPLPQKYEGLTDGCFREKLVIVVLVACLLFIGVCPGWISELLDQSIAPIFEKISSAGL, encoded by the coding sequence ATGAATACAATACTTTTTAACTCCATTTGGGTCATCCCCCTCTTAACAGTTCTCGCCTGCGTACTGATCCCCGCCACGTACGAAAAGACGCTCCGAACCATCCACGTCACGTCGGCAACAATTGTCCTTGCAATTGTCTGCTACTTGACTTACGCCATCTACGCCCTCTCGGGAACTCCGACGGATCCGGCAGCCGCACCGCTTGCGCTCCGATTCTTCACGGACATCCCGTGGCTTTCGATGTTCAACGCCCACTACATTGTTGGCGCTGACGGTCTCAACATGCTGTTGCTTGCACTCACGGCATTTATCGTCTGGGCAGGCGTGCTTGTAAGCCTCAAGATCAAAGGGAATCAGAAGATTTTCTTTGCGCTTATCCAGCTTTTAGCAACAAGCGTTTACGGCGTATACATGAGCTTTGACTTGGTGCTTTTCTTCGTGTTCTACGAAATGGAAGCACTTTGCATGTACCTCATGATTGCCTGCTACGGCAGTGGCAAACGCGACTACGGTGGTAAAAAGCTCACGTTGACGCTTGCGTTTGGCTCTTCGATGATTCTTGCAACGCTCTTCGGACTTTACTTCGAAAGTGGCGCTACCAGCTGGAACCTCATTGAAATTGCAAAGACGACACTCCCGATGGATTTCCAGATGTGGGCATTCCCGCTCATGTTCATGGGATTCGCCGTTTCGAGTTCGCTCTTCCCGTTCCACTTCTGGAGCCCGGACGGTCACTCCGCCGCACCGACTGCAGTTTCGATGCTCGCTGCCGGTGTGATGATGAAAATGGGTGCCTACGGATGCTTGCGCGTTGCCATGTTCCTCATGCCCGAAGCCGCCAAGATTTGGCTCCCGTACGTTGTAGCGCTCCTCATCTTTAACGTGGTTCTCGGCCCGTTTATTGCCATCCGCCACAAGGACCTCAAGTATATCACCGCTTACAGCTCCATCAGCCACTTGGGCCTCATCTTCCTCGGACTTGCAGCCCTCACACCGATTGGACTTCGTGGCGCTAGCCTCCAGATGATTTCTCACGGATTCTTGACCGGACTCTTCTTCGCGACTATCGGCATGATTTACGAACGCACCCACACCCGTGACATCACGGAAATGGGCGGTATCATGCGCAAGATGCCGTTCCTCGGCGTAGGCTTTGTACTTGCCGGTTTCGCAGGACTTGGTCTCCCGGGCTTTAGCGGATTCATTGCCGAAAGCACCATCTTCATTGGCGCATTCCAGCAAGATTCTACGCTCACACGCATCGTGACTATTCTCGCCATTCTCTCCATCACAACGACTGCCGTCTACATTCTGCAAACCGCGAACCGTATGCTTCACGGCCCGCTCCCGCAAAAGTACGAAGGCCTCACCGATGGATGCTTCCGCGAAAAGTTGGTCATCGTCGTTCTCGTTGCCTGCTTATTGTTTATCGGTGTTTGCCCCGGCTGGATTTCGGAACTTCTGGACCAGAGCATAGCACCTATCTTTGAAAAGATTTCATCGGCAGGTTTATAG